One genomic window of Arachis stenosperma cultivar V10309 chromosome 10, arast.V10309.gnm1.PFL2, whole genome shotgun sequence includes the following:
- the LOC130958118 gene encoding RHOMBOID-like protein 10, chloroplastic isoform X2 — MVGVNGPQLFLSPVCKAAPYPLDLIATAAAGHLLRHCSNHHLRLDALLHSCFKDKWCQSSLKLKGLNFLQLSNNDLNSTCSTSFSFFNGGGHGAHFGNGGMSNSKMSGNNPFNGRKWTNILLAANVLFYIVQLATQGKLLLWGAKINSLIDKGQFWRLATSSFLHANVGHLLINCYSLNSVGPTVEIFSGPKRFLAVYFASAIASSAMSYWFCRMPAVGASGAIFGLVGSVAVFVLRHKDIVGGGKEDLLHIAHVIALNMLIGILSKGIDNWGHLGGLIGGVAASWLIGPAWKHESTSWDGRRLFTDSAPLYKLFKNKRVPKQWK; from the exons ATGGTAGGAGTGAATGGTCCTCAGCTTTTCCTGTCGCCAGTTTGCAAGGCAGCTCCTTACCCACTTGATCTCATCGCCACCGCCGCCGCTGGCCACCTTCTCCGCCACTGCTCCAACCACCATCTCCGCCTTGACGCCCTTCTTCACTCCTGTTTCAAG GATAAATGGTGCCAAAGTTCCCTTAAACTCAAAGGACTAAATTTTCTTCAACTTTCAAACAATGATTTGAATTCCACATGTTCAACTAGTTTCTCTTTCTTTAATGGGGGAGGAcatggagcacactttggaaaTGGTGGGATGTCTAACTCCAAGATGTCTGGAAACAATCCATTTAATGGAAGGAAATGGACAAACATTCTCCTTGCTGCTAATGTCTT ATTTTATATTGTACAACTTGCAACCCAAGGCAAGCTTTTGTTATGGGGAGCGAAG ATAAACAGTCTGATTGACAAAGGACAATTTTGGAGACTCGCCACATCTTCCTTTCTGCATGCAAACGTTGGACATCTCCTG ATCAATTGTTATTCGTTAAACTCAGTTGGTCCTACCGTGGAGATCTTCAGTGGTCCTAAAAGATTTCTTGCAGTATACTTTGCCTCTGCAATTGCAA GTTCAGCTATGAGTTATTGGTTCTGCAGAATGCCTGCAGTAGGTGCATCCGGGGCAATTTTTGGACTA GTTGGGTCAGTTGCAGTGTTTGTCTTGAGGCACAAGGACATCGTAGGAGGTGGTAAAGAAGATTTGCTGCACATAGCACATGTAATTGCACTCAATATG CTCATTGGGATATTATCCAAGGGCATTGACAATTGGGGACAT TTAGGAGGGTTAATTGGTGGAGTTGCTGCATCATGGCTTATTGGACCTGCATGGAAACATGAATCTACATCATGGGATGGAAGAAGGCTCTTCACTGATAGTGCTCCATTGTATAAACTCTTCAAGAATAAGAGAGTACCTAAACAATGGAAATAA
- the LOC130958118 gene encoding RHOMBOID-like protein 10, chloroplastic isoform X1, which produces MVGVNGPQLFLSPVCKAAPYPLDLIATAAAGHLLRHCSNHHLRLDALLHSCFKKLTSLDQLFKLKDKWCQSSLKLKGLNFLQLSNNDLNSTCSTSFSFFNGGGHGAHFGNGGMSNSKMSGNNPFNGRKWTNILLAANVLFYIVQLATQGKLLLWGAKINSLIDKGQFWRLATSSFLHANVGHLLINCYSLNSVGPTVEIFSGPKRFLAVYFASAIASSAMSYWFCRMPAVGASGAIFGLVGSVAVFVLRHKDIVGGGKEDLLHIAHVIALNMLIGILSKGIDNWGHLGGLIGGVAASWLIGPAWKHESTSWDGRRLFTDSAPLYKLFKNKRVPKQWK; this is translated from the exons ATGGTAGGAGTGAATGGTCCTCAGCTTTTCCTGTCGCCAGTTTGCAAGGCAGCTCCTTACCCACTTGATCTCATCGCCACCGCCGCCGCTGGCCACCTTCTCCGCCACTGCTCCAACCACCATCTCCGCCTTGACGCCCTTCTTCACTCCTGTTTCAAG AAACTCACTTCTCTTGATCAACTGTTTAAATTGAAGGATAAATGGTGCCAAAGTTCCCTTAAACTCAAAGGACTAAATTTTCTTCAACTTTCAAACAATGATTTGAATTCCACATGTTCAACTAGTTTCTCTTTCTTTAATGGGGGAGGAcatggagcacactttggaaaTGGTGGGATGTCTAACTCCAAGATGTCTGGAAACAATCCATTTAATGGAAGGAAATGGACAAACATTCTCCTTGCTGCTAATGTCTT ATTTTATATTGTACAACTTGCAACCCAAGGCAAGCTTTTGTTATGGGGAGCGAAG ATAAACAGTCTGATTGACAAAGGACAATTTTGGAGACTCGCCACATCTTCCTTTCTGCATGCAAACGTTGGACATCTCCTG ATCAATTGTTATTCGTTAAACTCAGTTGGTCCTACCGTGGAGATCTTCAGTGGTCCTAAAAGATTTCTTGCAGTATACTTTGCCTCTGCAATTGCAA GTTCAGCTATGAGTTATTGGTTCTGCAGAATGCCTGCAGTAGGTGCATCCGGGGCAATTTTTGGACTA GTTGGGTCAGTTGCAGTGTTTGTCTTGAGGCACAAGGACATCGTAGGAGGTGGTAAAGAAGATTTGCTGCACATAGCACATGTAATTGCACTCAATATG CTCATTGGGATATTATCCAAGGGCATTGACAATTGGGGACAT TTAGGAGGGTTAATTGGTGGAGTTGCTGCATCATGGCTTATTGGACCTGCATGGAAACATGAATCTACATCATGGGATGGAAGAAGGCTCTTCACTGATAGTGCTCCATTGTATAAACTCTTCAAGAATAAGAGAGTACCTAAACAATGGAAATAA
- the LOC130958119 gene encoding E3 ubiquitin-protein ligase RING1-like, producing MSLTGRPRVIVNGVRRTRSFHCFWCLNCQRTVRIPATYPNGSLCPYCFNRLRYELDITRPTRFLFTNNNNLEPSPASQLLNGLALILHPPQHNHNRWEGEEEQTLENQQDPRAWITLRFVRPNNNGPQRLMPPPLQPQPQANNNSDPIDEFIQNLVENNNNRPGPPPASSSAIAALPVVRLAREQLASDPNCAICKDEFEVDGEVRELPCKHFYHCDCILPWLRIHNTCPVCRYELPPVAASENQNNNHNHNINNNEQQSFISFNWILRQIASISSPLRAILDYWTHRHYSNHQDNNAPAHDDGGTISSWWRELFIL from the exons ATGTCCTTAACAGGGCGTCCTCGAGTGATCGTGAATGGAGTCCGAAGAACAAGAAGTTTCCACTGTTTCTGGTGCCTTAACTGCCAACGAACAGTGAGAATACCTGCTACCTATCCAAACGGTTCTCTCTGCCCTTATTGCTTCAATAGACTCCGTTACGAGCTTGACATAACAAGGCCAACAAGGTTTCTCTtcaccaacaacaacaatttgGAACCTTCACCAGCTTCTCAGCTATTGAATGGCCTCGCTCTCATTCTCCATCCACCTCAACACAATCATAACCgatgggaaggagaagaagaacaaacaCTAGAAAATCAACAAGATCCACGAGCTTGGATTACTCTCAGATTCGTGAGGCCAAATAACAACGGTCCACAGAGACTTATGCCTCCACCGCTGCAGCCGCAACCGCAAGCCAACAATAACAGCGATCCGATTGATGAATTCATTCAAAATTTGGTCGAGAATAATAACAACCGGCCGGGGCCGCCTCCGGCTTCGTCTTCGGCCATCGCAGCGTTGCCGGTGGTGAGGCTGGCGCGAGAACAATTGGCTAGTGATCCGAACTGTGCAATATGCAAAGATGAATTTGAGGTAGATGGAGAAGTGAGGGAGTTGCCGTGCAAGCATTTCTACCATTGCGATTGCATTCTGCCATGGCTGCGCATCCATAATACCTGCCCTGTCTGCCGCTATGAGCTTCCTCCTGTTGCGGCGAGTGAGAATCAgaataataatcataatcataatattaataataatgagCAGCAGAGTTTTATTAGCTTCAACTGGATTTTGAGACAAATTGCTTCGATCAGTAGCCCCCTTCGTGCTATCTTGGATTATTGGACTCACAGACATTACTCTAATCACCAAGATAACAATGCTCCTGCTCATGATGATGGAg GTACTATTAGCTCTTGGTGGAGAGAATTGTTCATCTTATAG
- the LOC130955667 gene encoding protein RETICULATA-RELATED 1, chloroplastic, producing MSHAVFHTAQIMPMNSHVNANTLSSKPSLPPLPFIHHRRRRFLPIRASASPAEVDNDSVSMLERCFAAPAASNSSSPSSSASLGPVMKGQYGSLGAVTLEKSKLDTTQKQTKSSPELDVGGGSGGIGKKINHGGGDGGDDDGDDDDYFDDFDDGDEGDEGGLFRRRILLEELFDRKFVDAVLNEWQKTVMDLPAGFRQAYELGLVSSAQMVKFLAINARPTTSRFISRALPQGISRAFIGRLLADPAFMYRFLLEEAATIGCSVWWELKNRKDRIKQEWDLALINVLTVAACNAVVVWSLAPCRSYGNTFKFDLQNTLQKLPNNIFEKSYPLREFDLQKRIQCFLFKAAELCMVGLSTGAVQGALSNSLARKKEGRLSVTVPSVSSNALGYGAFLGIYANLRYQLLCGFDRAMVSHFDVIGVALFFSTALRVMNVQLGETSRRAWLGVEADPLAHSDELLKKVYSRPSENVEKQSSRWFISKNALVSGLGLLGIKQENAGSVGDGQSSAPKARRKRIVRKKVAAGTA from the exons ATGTCTCACGCGGTGTTTCACACGGCGCAAATCATGCCTATGAACTCACATGTCAACGCCAACACCTTGTCCTCTAAACCCTCCCTCCCGCCTCTCCCCTTTATCCACCACCGCCGTCGCCGCTTCCTGCCGATTAGGGCCTCGGCGTCCCCCGCCGAGGTGGACAACGACTCCGTCTCTATGCTAGAGCGCTGCTTTGCGGCTCCCGCGGCTTCGAATTCTTCGTCTCCTTCTTCCTCGGCTTCGTTGGGTCCGGTTATGAAGGGGCAGTACGGTTCCCTTGGCGCCGTGACGCTTGAGAAATCCAAGCTTGACACGACGCAAAAGCAAACCAAGTCGAGCCCTGAG CTAGATGTTGGGGGAGGTAGTGGAGGTATTGGAAAGAAAATCAATCATGGTGGTGGTGACGGAGgcgatgatgatggtgatgatgatgattactTTGATGactttgatgatggtgatgaggGAGATGAAGGCGGATTGTTTAGGAGACGAATACTTCTTGAAGAG CTATTTGATCGTAAATTTGTGGATGCTGTGTTAAATGAATGGCAAAAGACGGTGATGGATTTGCCTGCTGGGTTTCGGCAGGCTTATGAATTG ggATTGGTTAGCTCAGCTCAAATGGTAAAATTCCTTGCAATCAATGCCAGGCCAACCACTAGTAGGTTTATTTCACGAGCACTACCACAAGGAATATCAAGGGCTTTCATTGGCAG GTTGCTTGCAGATCCTGCATTCATGTATAGGTTTCTATTAGAGGAAGCTGCTACAATAGGTTGCTCAGTGTGGTGGGAACTTAAAAATCGGAAGGATAG GATAAAGCAGGAGTGGGATCTTGCACTAATCAATGTGCTGACAGTAGCAGCATGCAATGCAGTAGTTGTTTGGTCGCTTGCTCCTTGTCGATCATATGGCAATACATTTAAATTTGATCTACAAAATACATTGCAGAAGCTTCCAAACAACATATTTGAAAAGAGCTATCCACTAAGGGAATTTGACTTGCAAAAGAGAATCCAATGCTTTTTGTTCAAGGCTGCTGAGTTGTGCATGGTTGGTTTAAGCACTGGTGCAGTACAGGGTGCCTTGTCTAACTCTCTGGCCCGGAAAAAGGAGGGAAG GTTATCTGTGACAGTCCCAAGTGTGAGCAGCAATGCACTTGGTTATGGTGCTTTTCTTGGAATCTATGCTAATCTGAGATATCAACTTCTATGTGGATTTGATAGAGCAATGGTTAGCCATTTTGATGTCATTGGAGTCGCACTGTTCTTCAGCACAGCCTTGAG GGTCATGAACGTTCAATTAGGAGAAACTTCCAGGCGAGCCTGGCTTGGAGTGGAGGCAGATCCGCTTGCTCACTCGGATGAACTTTTGAAGAAAGTTTACAGCAGGCCTTCCGAAAATGTAGAAAAACAGTCCTCAAGATGGTTTATATCTAAGAATGCACTTGTTTCAGGCCTTGGACTACTGGGCATCAAACAAGAGAATGCAGGTTCTGTTGGTGATGGACAATCGTCAGCCCCTAAAGCTCGAAGAAAAAGGATTGTACGGAAGAAGGTTGCTGCAGGAACAGCTTAG
- the LOC130955009 gene encoding elongation of fatty acids protein 3-like, whose translation MGMNMTANFMISGLQYWLVNHPTILNFQWDPPQTPFSSTMFLSAAVLSYLSLILILSVLPLPPLSPNLLKPLTALHNLSLLILSLAMSLGCALTTLSHTPHLNWAICFPPNTRPNGPLFFWAYVFYLSKILEFLDTLFIVLSRSFARLTFLHVYHHATVLVMCYLWLQTSQSLFPVALVTNASVHVLMYGYYFLSGLGIRPRWKRAVTDCQIVQFVFSFAVSGLMLYQHFYGSGCSGIWGWCFNAVFNASLLALFVDFHLKSYAKNKNKKIKHS comes from the coding sequence ATGGGTATGAATATGACGGCGAACTTCATGATCTCCGGCCTACAATACTGGCTAGTTAACCACCCAACCATCCTCAACTTCCAATGGGACCCACCTCAAACCCCGTTCTCCTCCACCATGTTCCTGTCGGCGGCAGTTCTATCCTACCTATCCCTGATCCTCATCCTCTCCGTCCTCCCTCTTCCGCCACTCTCCCCGAATCTCTTAAAGCCACTCACGGCACTCCACAATCTCAGCCTCCTCATCCTCTCCCTCGCCATGTCCCTTGGCTGCGCCCTCACCACACTCTCCCACACCCCTCACCTCAACTGGGCCATCTGCTTCCCTCCAAACACCAGGCCCAATGGGCCTCTCTTCTTTTGGGCCTACGTCTTCTACCTCTCCAAGATCCTCGAGTTCCTCGACACGCTCTTCATCGTTCTCTCCCGCTCCTTCGCGCGCCTCACGTTCCTCCACGTGTACCACCACGCCACCGTGCTCGTCATGTGCTACCTCTGGCTCCAAACTTCGCAGTCTCTGTTCCCGGTGGCGCTCGTGACCAACGCCTCCGTGCACGTGCTCATGTACGGCTACTACTTCCTCAGCGGGCTAGGGATCCGACCGCGGTGGAAGCGCGCCGTGACGGATTGCCAGATCGTGCAGTTCGTGTTCAGCTTCGCCGTCTCAGGTTTGATGCTGTACCAGCACTTCTACGGGTCCGGTTGCTCCGGGATCTGGGGTTGGTGCTTCAATGCGGTTTTCAATGCTTCTCTTTTAGCCCTGTTCGTTGACTTTCATCTCAAGAGTTATGCtaagaacaagaacaagaagattAAACACTCATAA